Proteins encoded together in one Bradyrhizobium sp. PSBB068 window:
- a CDS encoding MFS transporter, giving the protein MPESDDPDRGPVSRGDVARYPLFAVVAVLLGAFLANFDSRLTTVGLPDLRGAFSLTFDEGAWLSTAAIGSQIFVAPAVAWLATVFGLRRVLGIPSLIYAVVSLTIPFVRDYTALIALSIAHGMLLGTFVPATLMIILRNLPIRWWVPGIALYSIRVGFALDSSSSLVGFYVEHLGWQWLYWQGVVIAPLMGLMVYLGTPKEPVNRDLLHHADWGGMLLLGAGVAMVYAGLDQGNRLDWLSSGTVMALLIGGGLLIIAFVINEMVAPRPWAHFNVLCSRNIGLSLIVILLYTLTSLSNSSLVPNFLGSVGALRPEQSGVLLFTYGALPMFVLVPISIVLLRHLDPRVVVVFGFSAFAAANLWGTQLSHVWAREDFTGIVLLTSVGQALTLLPIIIMALSNSDPSRATAFAAYIQIMRLGGAEIGIALMGTWLRVREQIHSNYLGQHVQGGDVDVVNLLKRLAGEFSSHGMGTAMGRAVGTLAALVQREANTLAYIDGFWLCFWLAIAALVLVAFITRAPQGPLSPVSLGFMKNLLRRPGAAAS; this is encoded by the coding sequence ATGCCGGAAAGTGATGACCCTGATCGCGGCCCGGTCTCGCGCGGCGACGTCGCGCGCTATCCGCTGTTCGCGGTCGTCGCCGTGCTGCTCGGCGCGTTCCTGGCGAATTTCGACAGCCGCCTGACCACGGTCGGGCTGCCCGATCTGCGCGGCGCGTTCTCGCTCACTTTCGACGAGGGCGCCTGGCTCTCGACCGCTGCGATCGGCTCGCAGATCTTCGTGGCGCCCGCGGTGGCCTGGCTCGCCACCGTGTTCGGCCTGCGCCGCGTGCTCGGCATTCCGAGCCTCATCTATGCCGTGGTCTCGCTGACCATCCCGTTCGTGCGCGACTACACGGCGCTGATCGCGCTCAGCATCGCGCACGGTATGCTGCTCGGCACCTTCGTGCCGGCGACGCTGATGATCATCCTGCGCAACCTGCCGATCCGCTGGTGGGTGCCGGGGATCGCGTTGTATTCGATCCGCGTCGGCTTCGCGCTGGACTCGTCGAGCTCGCTGGTCGGCTTCTATGTCGAGCATCTGGGCTGGCAGTGGCTGTACTGGCAGGGCGTGGTGATCGCGCCGCTGATGGGCCTGATGGTCTATCTCGGCACGCCGAAGGAGCCGGTCAATCGCGACCTGCTGCACCATGCCGATTGGGGCGGTATGCTGCTGCTCGGCGCCGGCGTCGCGATGGTCTATGCCGGGCTCGACCAGGGCAACCGGCTGGACTGGCTGTCGTCGGGCACCGTGATGGCGCTATTGATCGGGGGCGGGCTGTTGATCATCGCCTTCGTGATCAACGAGATGGTCGCGCCCCGGCCCTGGGCGCATTTCAACGTGCTGTGCTCGCGCAACATCGGGCTCTCGCTGATCGTCATCCTGCTGTACACGCTGACCAGCCTGTCGAACTCGTCGCTGGTGCCGAATTTCCTCGGCAGCGTCGGCGCGCTGCGGCCGGAGCAGTCGGGCGTGCTGCTGTTCACCTATGGCGCGCTGCCGATGTTCGTGCTGGTGCCGATCTCAATCGTCCTGCTCCGCCATCTCGATCCGCGCGTCGTCGTGGTGTTCGGATTCTCGGCCTTCGCGGCCGCCAATCTCTGGGGCACGCAGCTGAGCCACGTCTGGGCGCGGGAGGATTTCACGGGCATCGTCCTGCTCACGTCGGTGGGGCAGGCGCTGACGCTGCTGCCGATCATCATCATGGCGCTGTCGAACTCCGACCCGTCGCGGGCGACCGCGTTCGCGGCCTATATCCAGATCATGCGGCTCGGCGGCGCCGAGATCGGCATCGCATTGATGGGAACCTGGCTGCGCGTCCGTGAGCAGATTCATTCGAATTATCTCGGACAGCATGTCCAGGGCGGCGACGTCGACGTCGTGAATCTGCTGAAGCGGCTGGCGGGTGAATTTTCCAGTCACGGCATGGGGACGGCGATGGGGCGGGCCGTCGGCACGCTGGCGGCGCTAGTGCAGCGCGAAGCCAACACGCTCGCCTATATTGACGGCTTCTGGCTGTGCTTCTGGCTCGCGATCGCGGCGCTGGTCCTCGTCGCCTTCATCACCCGCGCGCCGCAGGGCCCGCTGTCGCCGGTGTCGCTTGGTTTCATGAAGAATCTGCTGCGCAGGCCCGGCGCCGCCGCTTCCTGA
- a CDS encoding HlyD family secretion protein, with amino-acid sequence MTEQVQEGSPRVTQPALAPATAPDAPKSATRGFWRRFAIPLFAVLVALAFVVVATSRWNAWVGSATIQTTDDAYVRAELTQLSSRVSGEVLTVAVSDFQRVKAGDLLVQIDPADYQAQVAQAEAGVVGAQAALDNLNNQVELQYATIAQAEASRLSAEAQQTLARQEQERQQSLSQTDAGTRQRLEQATASYAKSEADVQASRAVIAAQRHQLEVLQGTKKQRAADLDAAKALLASAKLKLGYTRIAAPFDGVTGERQVQPGDYVNIGTNLVNVVPLPNVYVIANYKETQLTNVKPGQPVAVTVDTFSGQTLRGIVERIAPASGSQFALLPPDNATGNFTKVVQRIPVRIQFDKGQPLLDRLLPGMSVVTRINTGEAVANAGK; translated from the coding sequence GTGACAGAGCAGGTTCAAGAGGGTTCACCACGAGTCACCCAACCGGCTCTTGCTCCGGCGACAGCGCCAGACGCACCGAAATCTGCGACCAGGGGTTTCTGGCGCCGGTTCGCGATTCCGCTGTTTGCAGTGCTCGTCGCGCTCGCCTTCGTCGTCGTGGCGACCTCGCGCTGGAACGCGTGGGTCGGCAGCGCGACGATCCAGACCACCGATGATGCCTATGTCCGGGCCGAGCTCACCCAGCTCTCGAGCCGCGTTTCGGGCGAGGTGTTGACCGTCGCCGTCTCCGATTTCCAGCGCGTCAAGGCCGGCGATCTCCTGGTGCAGATCGATCCTGCCGATTACCAGGCGCAGGTCGCGCAGGCGGAGGCTGGCGTGGTCGGCGCGCAGGCCGCCCTCGACAACCTCAACAACCAGGTCGAGCTGCAATATGCGACGATCGCACAGGCCGAGGCCTCGCGACTGTCCGCTGAGGCACAGCAGACCCTGGCGCGCCAGGAGCAGGAGCGTCAGCAGTCGCTCTCGCAAACCGATGCCGGCACGCGGCAGCGCCTCGAGCAGGCGACCGCATCCTACGCCAAGTCGGAGGCCGACGTGCAGGCCAGCCGCGCGGTGATCGCGGCGCAGCGTCATCAGCTCGAGGTCCTGCAAGGCACCAAGAAGCAGCGCGCCGCCGATCTCGACGCCGCCAAGGCCCTGCTTGCGTCCGCCAAGCTCAAGCTCGGCTACACCAGGATCGCCGCGCCGTTCGACGGCGTCACCGGCGAGCGCCAGGTGCAGCCCGGCGATTACGTCAACATCGGCACCAACCTGGTCAATGTCGTGCCGCTGCCGAACGTCTATGTGATCGCCAATTACAAGGAGACCCAGCTGACCAACGTCAAGCCGGGTCAGCCGGTCGCGGTCACCGTGGATACATTCTCCGGCCAGACGCTGCGCGGCATCGTCGAGCGCATCGCGCCGGCGAGCGGATCGCAATTCGCGCTGCTGCCGCCCGACAACGCAACCGGCAACTTCACCAAGGTGGTGCAGCGGATTCCGGTGCGGATCCAGTTCGACAAGGGCCAGCCATTGCTCGATCGCCTGCTGCCCGGCATGTCGGTCGTGACGAGGATCAACACCGGCGAGGCGGTCGCCAATGCCGGAAAGTGA
- the nth gene encoding endonuclease III, with the protein MAKIIRSQRAGTSSVRSAPKKKVAKAAKPLSKGTAKKAPAKKAARKAAKPKPWTAEEVYEAFDRFRKANPEPKGELEHLNPYTLLVAVVLSAQATDAGVNKATRPLFEVADTPEKMLELGEEKVRDYIKTIGLYRNKAKNVIALSEKLIAEFGGEVPRTRAEIESLPGAGRKTANVVLNMAFGERTMAVDTHVFRVGNRTGLAPGKTPLEVELGLEKVIPTEFMLHAHHWLILHGRYTCLARGPRCEVCLINDLCRWPEKTV; encoded by the coding sequence ATGGCCAAAATCATCCGCTCTCAGCGCGCCGGCACCTCAAGCGTTCGGTCGGCGCCGAAGAAGAAAGTCGCGAAAGCGGCAAAGCCGCTGTCCAAAGGCACGGCAAAGAAGGCGCCCGCAAAAAAGGCCGCCAGGAAGGCTGCAAAGCCGAAGCCGTGGACGGCGGAGGAGGTCTACGAGGCCTTCGATCGGTTCCGCAAGGCCAATCCCGAGCCGAAGGGCGAGCTCGAGCACCTCAACCCCTACACGCTGCTGGTTGCAGTGGTGCTGTCGGCGCAGGCGACCGACGCCGGCGTCAACAAGGCGACGCGGCCGCTGTTCGAGGTCGCCGACACGCCGGAGAAGATGCTCGAGCTCGGCGAAGAAAAGGTCCGCGACTACATCAAGACCATCGGGCTCTATCGCAACAAGGCCAAGAACGTCATCGCGCTATCGGAGAAGCTGATCGCCGAATTCGGCGGCGAGGTGCCGCGCACCCGCGCTGAAATCGAATCATTGCCCGGCGCCGGCCGCAAGACTGCGAATGTCGTGCTCAACATGGCGTTCGGCGAACGCACGATGGCGGTCGACACCCACGTGTTTCGCGTCGGCAACCGCACCGGGCTCGCGCCCGGCAAGACGCCGCTCGAGGTCGAGCTCGGATTGGAGAAGGTGATCCCGACCGAGTTCATGCTGCACGCCCATCACTGGCTGATCCTGCATGGCCGCTACACCTGCCTCGCGCGCGGGCCGCGTTGCGAGGTATGTCTGATCAACGATCTCTGCCGGTGGCCGGAGAAGACCGTCTGA
- a CDS encoding DUF2244 domain-containing protein → MTAGNDFDPANDAEAAGTEAEPKLFSALLTPHRSLNRTGFIVLMSLVTVISFVAGAVFWWLGAWPIFGFFGLDVLVIYWAFKVNFRTAKASEEITVTPSELRVRRISHRGQVAEWVLNPLWVRFEQISHEEFGIERLYLVSRGRRVSVGSFLSPDEKASFSKALTTALNTAKRGPTYNPVV, encoded by the coding sequence ATGACTGCAGGCAACGATTTTGATCCCGCGAACGACGCCGAGGCGGCCGGCACCGAGGCCGAGCCAAAGCTGTTCTCGGCGCTGCTGACACCGCATCGCTCGCTGAATCGCACCGGCTTCATCGTGCTGATGTCGCTCGTCACGGTGATCAGCTTCGTCGCCGGCGCGGTGTTCTGGTGGCTCGGCGCCTGGCCGATCTTCGGCTTCTTCGGCCTCGACGTGCTGGTGATCTATTGGGCCTTCAAGGTCAATTTCCGCACCGCCAAAGCGAGCGAGGAGATCACCGTCACGCCCTCGGAGCTGCGGGTGCGCAGGATCAGCCACCGCGGCCAAGTCGCCGAATGGGTGCTCAATCCGCTGTGGGTGCGGTTCGAGCAGATCTCGCACGAGGAGTTCGGCATCGAGCGGCTTTATCTGGTCTCCCGGGGCCGCCGGGTCAGCGTCGGCAGCTTCCTGAGCCCGGACGAAAAGGCCAGTTTTTCCAAGGCCTTGACCACGGCGTTGAACACCGCGAAGCGCGGCCCCACTTACAACCCCGTCGTCTAA
- a CDS encoding bifunctional helix-turn-helix domain-containing protein/methylated-DNA--[protein]-cysteine S-methyltransferase produces MMTLAIHDQRLAKPGLQNAALRDYDSVRRAIAFISEHWRTQPTIEAMADAAAVTPDELHHLFRRWAGLTPKAFMQALTLDHAKNLLRDSASVLDAALDSGLSGPGRLHDLFVTHEAMSPGEWKTGGGGMTLRYGFHPSPFGTAIVIATDRGLAGLAFADPGDEQTAFADMKRRWPNATYVEDTDGTTALAQRVFDTRLWRADQPLRVVLIGTDFEVRVWETLLKIPMGRAVSYSDIACNINSPKASRAVGAAVGRNPVSFVVPCHRALGKSGALTGYHWGITRKQAMLGWEAGQVGLH; encoded by the coding sequence ATGATGACACTCGCCATACACGACCAGCGCCTGGCCAAGCCGGGCCTCCAGAACGCCGCGCTGCGCGACTATGACTCGGTGCGGCGCGCCATCGCGTTCATCTCGGAGCATTGGCGGACGCAGCCGACCATCGAAGCGATGGCCGATGCCGCCGCCGTCACGCCGGATGAACTGCACCATCTGTTCCGCCGCTGGGCCGGGCTGACGCCGAAAGCCTTCATGCAGGCGCTGACGCTGGACCACGCCAAGAACCTGTTGCGCGATTCCGCCAGCGTGCTCGACGCGGCGCTCGACTCCGGCCTATCCGGACCGGGACGGCTGCACGATCTGTTCGTCACCCATGAGGCGATGTCGCCGGGCGAATGGAAGACCGGCGGCGGCGGCATGACGCTGCGCTACGGCTTCCACCCCTCGCCGTTCGGCACCGCGATCGTGATCGCGACGGACCGCGGGCTCGCAGGTCTTGCCTTCGCCGACCCCGGCGACGAGCAGACCGCCTTCGCCGACATGAAGCGGCGCTGGCCAAACGCGACCTATGTCGAGGACACCGACGGCACCACCGCTTTGGCGCAGCGCGTGTTCGACACGCGGTTATGGCGGGCGGACCAGCCGCTGCGCGTCGTTCTGATCGGCACCGACTTCGAGGTGCGGGTGTGGGAAACGCTGCTCAAGATCCCGATGGGCCGCGCGGTGAGCTATTCCGACATCGCCTGCAACATCAACAGCCCGAAGGCCTCGCGCGCCGTCGGCGCCGCGGTCGGCCGCAACCCGGTGTCGTTCGTGGTGCCCTGCCACCGCGCCCTCGGCAAGAGCGGCGCACTGACCGGCTACCACTGGGGTATCACCCGAAAGCAGGCGATGCTCGGCTGGGAAGCCGGCCAGGTCGGGTTGCACTGA
- a CDS encoding MFS transporter produces MTATLQTGTGEAKATTKVYPGRAAVISWIFFDWAAQPYFTLITTFVFAPYFASFVASDAASGQALWGFATAAAGLAIALLSPLLGAIADASGRRKPWIAVFGALLVIGASAMWIGKPGNPDIIPMLLLAYAIASVGVEFATVFNNAMMPTLVPPDRIGRLSGTGWATGYVGGILSLVLVLGFLAANAETGKTLFGFTPLFGLDPVMHEGDRITGPLTGLWFIIFVTPMFLFTPDYPAKRPIREALGEGLRDLRESLRSLPKQTSLAWFLLANMIYTDGLVSLFAFGGIYAAGTFGWDTIRIGTFGIILAIAGTFGGWIGGKLDDAFGPKRVITGSLIILLFAIVVILTVNKDSILFIPVAPPVPGGPLFAGVAERAYIVLGCLIGATGAPLQAASRSLLIRLAPKDRIAQYFGLFALTGKVTSFIGPLLIGTITAATASQKAGMAVLVGFFVVGLALLARVRQ; encoded by the coding sequence ATGACGGCAACACTGCAGACGGGCACCGGCGAAGCGAAGGCCACCACCAAGGTCTATCCCGGCCGCGCTGCCGTCATCAGCTGGATCTTCTTCGACTGGGCCGCGCAGCCTTACTTCACGCTGATCACGACCTTCGTGTTCGCTCCCTATTTCGCGAGCTTCGTCGCATCAGATGCCGCGAGCGGGCAGGCGCTGTGGGGCTTTGCGACTGCCGCGGCGGGGCTTGCGATCGCGCTGCTGTCGCCGCTGCTCGGTGCAATCGCCGATGCCAGCGGCCGGCGCAAGCCATGGATCGCGGTGTTCGGCGCGCTGCTCGTGATCGGCGCGAGCGCGATGTGGATCGGCAAGCCAGGCAATCCAGACATCATCCCGATGCTGCTGCTGGCCTACGCGATCGCCAGTGTCGGCGTCGAATTCGCGACCGTGTTCAATAATGCGATGATGCCGACGCTGGTGCCGCCCGACCGGATCGGGCGCCTCTCGGGCACCGGCTGGGCCACCGGCTATGTCGGCGGCATCCTCAGTCTCGTGTTGGTGCTCGGCTTCCTTGCCGCCAATGCGGAGACCGGCAAGACGCTGTTCGGCTTCACGCCGCTGTTCGGGCTCGATCCGGTCATGCACGAGGGCGACCGCATCACCGGGCCGCTGACCGGGCTGTGGTTCATCATCTTCGTGACGCCGATGTTCCTGTTCACGCCGGACTACCCGGCGAAGCGACCGATACGCGAGGCGCTCGGCGAAGGCCTGCGCGACCTCAGGGAATCATTGCGAAGCCTGCCGAAGCAGACATCGCTGGCGTGGTTCCTGCTGGCGAACATGATCTACACCGACGGGCTGGTCTCGCTGTTCGCGTTCGGCGGCATCTATGCCGCCGGCACGTTCGGCTGGGATACGATCCGGATCGGCACTTTCGGTATCATCCTCGCGATTGCCGGGACGTTCGGCGGCTGGATCGGCGGCAAGCTCGACGATGCGTTCGGGCCGAAGCGCGTGATCACCGGCAGCCTCATCATCCTGCTGTTTGCGATCGTCGTGATCCTCACCGTGAACAAGGATTCCATCCTGTTCATCCCGGTCGCGCCGCCGGTGCCCGGCGGTCCGTTGTTCGCGGGCGTGGCCGAGCGCGCCTATATCGTGCTGGGCTGCCTGATCGGGGCCACCGGCGCGCCGCTGCAGGCAGCCTCGCGCTCGCTCTTGATCCGCCTCGCGCCGAAGGATCGCATCGCGCAATATTTCGGCTTGTTTGCGCTGACGGGAAAGGTGACGTCGTTCATCGGCCCGCTGCTGATCGGTACGATCACCGCGGCCACCGCGAGCCAAAAAGCCGGCATGGCGGTGCTGGTGGGGTTTTTCGTGGTGGGACTGGCGCTGCTGGCGAGGGTGCGCCAGTAA
- the ggt gene encoding gamma-glutamyltransferase, translated as MALTATMSRRLFAALLVIGIAAPALGQVQRRAYEPSATDTTSSIHAESGMVVAQEKLAARVGADILRQGGNAVDAAVATGFAMAVTYPRAGNIGGGGFMVIHLAGHNEDVAIDYRETAPQAATRDMFLNAEGKPDPDKSRNSALAIGVPGTVAGLALALEKYGSGKFTLAQILKPAIDLARDGFIVTDDTSDTLSDMYRRMSRWPNSARAFSHADGTPLHEGDRLIQGDLAGVLTAIAEQGPRGFYEGAVAEKLVSGIKNAGGIFTLADLKSYQPVIRAPIRGSYRGHDIVSMPQPSSGGVVLLEILNILEGFPMSDMKQGSAASLHVMIEAMKRAYADRARYLGDPAFVDAPTQLLVDKDYAARQRATIDLARATPWTDVRNAKQPHEGDNTTHYSVVDASGNAVSNTYTLNFPYGVGLVAEGTGVLLNNELDDFTAAPGASNAFGLVGFEANLPGPGKRPLSSMSPTIVLKDGKPVLVTGSPGGSRIISAVTQIIVDVIDYRMDIAAAVAAPRIHHQWLPDEVRIERGFPDEVLAELKAKGHKLVEPLGYSSANSIVVTTNGLLGAPDPRTRGSEAAGY; from the coding sequence ATGGCGCTGACAGCAACGATGTCGCGGCGGCTGTTTGCCGCTCTCCTGGTAATCGGCATCGCTGCGCCCGCCCTCGGTCAGGTCCAGCGCCGCGCCTACGAGCCTTCAGCCACTGATACGACCAGCAGTATTCACGCCGAAAGCGGCATGGTGGTGGCGCAGGAGAAACTCGCGGCGCGGGTCGGCGCCGACATCCTGCGACAGGGCGGCAATGCGGTCGACGCCGCGGTCGCCACCGGCTTTGCGATGGCGGTGACCTATCCGCGCGCCGGCAATATCGGCGGCGGCGGTTTCATGGTGATCCATCTCGCCGGCCACAATGAAGATGTCGCGATCGACTATCGCGAGACCGCGCCGCAAGCTGCAACGCGCGACATGTTCCTCAATGCCGAGGGCAAGCCCGATCCCGACAAATCGCGCAACTCCGCGCTTGCGATCGGCGTGCCCGGCACGGTCGCAGGCCTTGCGCTGGCGCTGGAGAAATACGGCTCGGGCAAATTCACACTGGCGCAGATCCTCAAACCCGCGATCGACCTGGCGCGCGACGGCTTCATCGTCACCGATGATACGTCCGATACGCTGTCCGACATGTATCGCCGGATGTCGCGCTGGCCGAATTCGGCCAGGGCGTTCTCGCACGCCGACGGCACACCGCTGCATGAGGGTGACCGCCTGATCCAGGGCGATCTCGCCGGCGTACTGACCGCGATCGCCGAACAGGGACCGCGCGGCTTCTACGAAGGCGCGGTTGCCGAAAAGCTGGTCAGCGGGATCAAGAATGCCGGCGGCATCTTCACGCTTGCCGATCTGAAATCCTACCAGCCGGTGATCCGCGCGCCGATCCGCGGCAGCTATCGCGGCCACGATATCGTCTCGATGCCGCAGCCTTCGTCCGGCGGCGTGGTGCTGCTGGAGATCCTCAACATCCTCGAGGGCTTTCCGATGTCCGACATGAAGCAGGGTTCGGCCGCCTCTCTGCATGTCATGATCGAGGCGATGAAGCGGGCCTATGCCGATCGCGCCCGCTATCTCGGCGATCCCGCCTTCGTCGACGCGCCGACGCAATTGCTGGTCGACAAGGACTATGCCGCAAGGCAACGCGCGACCATCGACCTTGCCCGGGCCACGCCCTGGACCGACGTGCGCAACGCCAAGCAGCCGCATGAGGGCGACAACACCACGCATTATTCGGTCGTCGATGCCAGCGGCAACGCCGTCAGCAACACCTACACGCTGAATTTTCCCTACGGCGTCGGCCTGGTTGCGGAGGGCACCGGCGTATTGCTCAACAACGAGCTCGACGATTTCACCGCCGCCCCCGGCGCCTCCAACGCGTTCGGGCTGGTCGGCTTCGAGGCCAATCTGCCGGGACCCGGCAAACGCCCGCTGTCGTCGATGTCGCCGACCATCGTGCTGAAGGACGGCAAGCCGGTGCTGGTGACCGGATCGCCCGGCGGCAGCCGCATCATATCAGCCGTGACGCAGATCATCGTCGACGTCATCGACTACAGGATGGACATCGCAGCCGCGGTCGCGGCACCCCGCATCCACCATCAATGGCTGCCCGACGAGGTCCGGATCGAGCGCGGCTTTCCCGACGAGGTGCTGGCCGAGCTGAAGGCCAAAGGGCACAAGCTGGTCGAGCCGCTCGGCTACTCCTCCGCGAACTCGATCGTGGTTACGACCAATGGTCTGCTCGGCGCGCCGGATCCGCGCACGCGAGGCTCAGAGGCCGCCGGGTACTAA
- a CDS encoding MFS transporter, protein MSTAESKTIEVAEIEDTSLLAFYRDMNLQERRTFWACASGWTLDGMDFMIYPLVIGTIITLWKVDAGTAGLAGTVTLLASAVGGWLGGYLSDRIGRVKTLQLTIIWFSFFSLVCAVVQNFDQLLIARALLGLGFGGEWAAGAVLIGEAIRPQYRGRAVGSVQSGWAIGWGLAVLAQAILFSVLPAENAWRWMFVIGALPALLVFYLRRYVTEPEISAATMAQQQASGTGPAALWEIFQGPILKTTLLASLVGTGMQGGYYAITFWVPRFLTTERKLSVVGSTGYLATLIIGSFIGYLVGAWLADRIGRRNLFLIFSIGAIAVVLLYTQLPLSNEVLWVLGFPLGFFASGYFSGMGAFLTELYPTRLRGSGQGFCYNFGRGVGALFPFLVGALSTTTTLANAIAIFAVAAYAVFFIAAYALPETRGRVLHAGG, encoded by the coding sequence ATGAGCACGGCCGAATCCAAAACGATCGAAGTCGCAGAGATCGAGGACACCAGCCTCCTCGCCTTCTACCGCGACATGAATTTGCAGGAGCGGCGCACGTTCTGGGCCTGCGCCTCGGGCTGGACGCTCGACGGCATGGATTTCATGATCTATCCGCTTGTGATCGGCACCATCATCACGCTGTGGAAAGTCGATGCCGGCACCGCCGGGCTCGCCGGTACCGTGACGCTGCTGGCCTCCGCGGTCGGCGGCTGGCTCGGCGGCTATCTCTCCGACCGGATCGGGCGGGTGAAGACGCTGCAGCTCACCATCATCTGGTTCTCGTTCTTTTCGCTGGTCTGCGCCGTGGTGCAGAATTTCGACCAGCTGCTGATCGCCCGCGCGCTGCTCGGCCTCGGCTTCGGCGGCGAATGGGCGGCCGGCGCGGTGCTGATCGGCGAGGCCATCCGCCCGCAATATCGCGGCCGCGCGGTCGGCTCGGTGCAGTCGGGCTGGGCGATCGGCTGGGGCCTTGCGGTGCTGGCGCAGGCGATCCTGTTCTCGGTCCTGCCGGCGGAAAACGCCTGGCGCTGGATGTTCGTGATCGGCGCGCTGCCGGCGCTGCTGGTGTTCTATCTGCGCCGCTATGTCACCGAGCCGGAGATCTCCGCCGCGACCATGGCGCAGCAGCAGGCGTCCGGCACCGGACCCGCCGCGCTATGGGAGATATTCCAGGGACCGATCCTGAAGACCACCCTGCTGGCCTCGCTGGTCGGCACCGGCATGCAGGGCGGCTACTACGCCATCACCTTCTGGGTGCCGCGCTTCCTGACCACCGAGCGGAAGCTCTCCGTGGTCGGCTCGACCGGCTATCTCGCGACGCTGATCATCGGCTCCTTCATCGGCTACCTGGTCGGCGCCTGGCTTGCCGACCGGATCGGCCGGCGCAATTTGTTCCTGATCTTCTCGATCGGCGCCATCGCGGTGGTGCTGCTCTATACCCAATTGCCGCTGTCCAACGAGGTGCTGTGGGTGCTGGGCTTCCCGCTCGGCTTCTTTGCCTCGGGTTACTTCTCCGGCATGGGCGCATTCCTGACCGAGCTGTATCCGACCCGGCTGCGCGGCTCAGGCCAGGGCTTCTGCTACAATTTCGGCCGCGGCGTCGGCGCGCTGTTTCCGTTCCTGGTCGGCGCGCTGTCGACCACGACGACGCTCGCCAACGCGATCGCGATCTTCGCGGTCGCGGCCTATGCCGTGTTCTTCATCGCCGCCTACGCGCTGCCGGAAACGCGCGGCCGCGTGTTGCATGCGGGTGGGTAG
- a CDS encoding NAD(P)-dependent oxidoreductase produces the protein MTSLKGKTLFISGASRGIGLAIALRAARDGANVAIAAKTAEPHPKLKGTIYTAADEVRAAGGKALPVICDIRDEAQVMAAIAQTVAEFGGIDVCVNNASAISLTNSQATDMKRYDLMMGINTRGTFMVSKYCIPHLKKAENPHILMLSPPLDMKTKWFEHSTAYTMAKFGMSMCVLGLAGELKSAGVAVNALWPRTTIATAAVGNLLGGDAMMRASRTPEIMGDAAYAIITRPSREFTGHFCIDDKVLYANGVRDFEPYRVDPSVPLMSDFFVPDDDVPPPGVTVQALPSP, from the coding sequence ATGACATCGCTCAAAGGCAAGACGCTGTTCATCTCGGGTGCGAGCCGCGGCATTGGGCTCGCGATCGCGCTGCGGGCGGCGCGTGACGGCGCCAATGTTGCGATCGCGGCGAAGACCGCCGAGCCGCATCCCAAGCTGAAGGGCACGATCTACACTGCCGCCGACGAGGTCCGCGCCGCCGGCGGTAAGGCGCTGCCTGTGATCTGCGACATCAGGGACGAGGCGCAGGTGATGGCGGCGATCGCGCAGACGGTTGCCGAGTTCGGCGGCATCGACGTCTGTGTCAACAATGCCAGCGCGATCAGCCTGACCAATTCGCAGGCCACCGACATGAAACGCTACGACCTCATGATGGGAATCAACACCCGCGGCACCTTCATGGTTTCGAAATACTGCATTCCACACCTGAAGAAGGCGGAGAACCCGCACATCCTGATGCTGTCGCCGCCGCTCGACATGAAGACCAAATGGTTCGAGCACTCGACCGCCTACACGATGGCGAAATTCGGCATGAGCATGTGCGTGCTGGGGCTCGCCGGCGAGCTGAAATCGGCCGGTGTCGCCGTCAACGCGCTGTGGCCGCGCACCACGATCGCGACCGCCGCGGTCGGCAATCTGCTCGGTGGCGATGCCATGATGCGCGCGAGCCGTACGCCGGAGATCATGGGCGATGCGGCCTATGCGATCATCACCCGGCCATCGCGCGAGTTTACCGGGCATTTCTGCATCGACGACAAGGTGCTCTATGCCAACGGCGTGCGCGACTTCGAGCCCTATCGCGTCGATCCCTCGGTGCCGCTGATGTCGGATTTCTTCGTCCCCGATGACGACGTGCCGCCACCCGGCGTCACCGTGCAGGCACTGCCGTCGCCCTGA
- a CDS encoding GIY-YIG nuclease family protein, translated as MKTEDRKQAIADYKKRESAAGVFAIRCRATGAVWVGQALDLEKIQNRIWFTLRMGNHRNAELQRAWAAHGADNLSLETLERIKDEELAYVRDTLLKERVAHWRTQLDAAAV; from the coding sequence ATGAAGACCGAGGACCGCAAGCAGGCCATCGCCGACTACAAGAAGCGTGAGAGCGCAGCCGGCGTGTTCGCGATCCGCTGTCGCGCGACCGGCGCGGTCTGGGTCGGGCAGGCGCTCGATCTGGAAAAAATCCAGAACCGCATCTGGTTCACGCTGCGGATGGGCAATCATCGCAATGCCGAGCTGCAACGCGCCTGGGCGGCGCATGGCGCGGACAATCTGTCGCTCGAGACGTTGGAGCGGATCAAGGACGAGGAGCTCGCCTATGTGCGCGACACGCTGCTCAAGGAGCGCGTGGCGCACTGGCGCACGCAGTTAGATGCGGCTGCGGTGTAA